A single window of Nicotiana tomentosiformis chromosome 1, ASM39032v3, whole genome shotgun sequence DNA harbors:
- the LOC104085602 gene encoding TATA box-binding protein-associated factor RNA polymerase I subunit B isoform X1, with protein sequence MTERIQKRCEICGNISFNDGGDGFFYCTLCGSQANDIIDTGVDDDDLFNLDGGIYAAGQRRAPTQICQAEPVSQVKLSQSQHLETLNTLDDNQEDNEGDGVEPAGPADFGPSQSSLTYTDYYSGVRLRYVMGLQVMIQLQCKALVEKFNVSPLIVGVVGPVWLRYLAHEKVMADEWADNVIHESESQTQGEIDSAMLSGSKKIEPHNLLGKRAVTIWHKSLHSIIPLSCSLAISFLACHMAREAILPTDILKWALEGKIPYFAAFLEIEKQLGPPSRACPISTSRMFRPIQSITLQKLEFFATAIARRISLELPPVNFHAIASRYLKQLSLPVEKILPRACQVYEWSMPPELYLSANELRLPSRVCVMSILIVTIRILYDLNGGKWEMILSSSSGLAPDGEDGIGEPSFSCNGKGNSGEEDLASQDSDPNDSTPDVNESDFDALEILKILEAKHDELSDTYADFSKDLQSYLQYCKDVVFAGLEPSYEDHEEERIIEDLWDFYQSHKAEEASDDEKVESHTCNGFQHKGSRGVCKSTPRSRKKFSINRCKCDISLDDDNFNAASCSECGLERKAYSPNKGHGDLPSAESCKETALRQLKENMQENRFCYILPRKHVKKKNGYIRYARKKDAAYIYATHADYYILLRSCAKVAQVDARTMHVGVLSFERRLEMLEKRIDYCLHKRLPNDFCDFCQEDSNTKSS encoded by the exons ATGACAGAGCGGATTCAAAAACGATGTGAGATTTGTGGCAATATATCCTTTAATGATGGTGGTGATGGATTCTTCTATTGCACTCTTTGCGGCTCTCAAGCGAATGACATCATTGACACTGGTGTTGATGATGATGACCTATTCAATCTGGACGGGGGAATATATGCTGCCGGTCAGCGCCGTGCTCCCACCCAGATTTGTCAAGCTGAGCCGGTATCTCAGGTTAAGCTTTCACAGTCCCAGCATCTAGAAACTTTGAACACTTTAGATGACAACCAAGAGGATAATGAAGGTGATGGAGTTGAGCCTGCTGGACCTGCTGATTTTGGGCCGTCTCAAAGTTCCTTAACATATACTGATTATTATTCAGGAGTCCGATTAAGGTATGTTATGGGGTTACAAGTTATGATCCAATTGCAGTGTAAGGCGCTAGTGGAGAAATTTAATGTAAGCCCTCTAATTGTTGGGGTTGTTGGGCCTGTATGGCTGAGATATTTAGCACATGAAAAGGTTATGGCGGATGAGTGGGCAGACAATGTCATTCATGAATCAGAGTCTCAAACTCAAG GGGAGATAGATAGTGCTATGCTTAGTGGCAGCAAGAAAATAGAACCACACAACTTACTTGGTAAACGGGCAGTTACCATATGGCATAAATCTCTACACAGCATTATTCCATTATCTTGTTCGCTAGCTATCTCTTTTCTTGCTTGTCACATGGCAAGGGAGGCAATCCTGCCAACAGACATATTGAAGTGGGCTCTAGAAGGGAAGATCCCATATTTTGCTGCTTTTCTTGAAATTGAGAAGCAGCTGGGACCTCCTTCAAGGGCATGCCCTATAAGTACCAGCCGTATGTTCAGGCCTATCCAATCTATCACCTTGCAAAAATTAGAGTTCTTTGCAACTGCCATTGCTCGGAGAATAAGCTTGGAATTACCTCCAGTAAACTTCCATGCTATAGCTTCCCGTTATCTCAAGCAGTTATCGCTTCCTGTTGAAAAAATTCTCCCTCGGGCATGCCAAGTGTATGAGTGGTCTATGCCTCCAGAGTTGTATTTGTCAGCTAACGAGTTGAGGCTGCCTTCTCGTGTTTGTGTGATGTCGATTCTGATTGTTACAATAAGGATTCTTTATGACCTTAATGGTGGAAAATGGGAGATgattttatcttcttctagtGGTTTAGCACCGGATGGTGAGGATGGAATTGGAGAACCGAGTTTCAGTTGCAATGGAAAAGGCAATTCTGGTGAGGAGGACTTGGCTTCACAAGATTCAGATCCTAACGATAGTACACCAGATGTAAATGAATCTGATTTTGATGCTTTGGAGATCTTGAAGATTCTTGAAGCAAAACATGATGAGCTCAGTGATACATATG CAGATTTTTCGAAAGATTTACAATCATATCTTCAGTATTGCAAAGATGTGGTTTTTGCTGGACTTGAACCTTCTTATGAAGATCATGAAGAAGAAAGGATAATTGAAGATTTGTGGGACTTCTATCAAAGCCATAAG GCTGAAGAAGCATCAGATGATGAGAAAGTAGAATCACACACATGTAATGGTTTTCAACACAAGGGATCAAGGGGTGTATGCAAAAGCACCCCAAGATCAAGGAAGAAATTCAGCATCAATAGATGCAAATGCGACATATCACTGGATGATGACAATTTTAATGCAGCTAGTTGTTCAGAATGTGGCTTGGAGCGAAAGGCTTATTCCCCAAATAAAGGACATGGAGATCTACCTTCTGCAGAGTCGTGTAAGGAGACAGCATTGAGACAACTGAAAGAAAACATGCAAGAAAACAGATTCTGTTATATCCTACCTAGAAAAcatgtgaagaagaagaatggctACATCAGGTATGCTAGAAAGAAAGATGCTGCCTATATTTATGCTACACATGCTGATTATTACATATTACTTCGATCTTGTGCCAAAGTTGCACAAGTTGATGCTAGGACAATGCATGTTGGAGTATTGTCTTTCGAGAGAAGATTAGAAATGCTAGAAAAAAGAATAGATTATTGTTTACACAAAAGACTTCCTAATGACTTCTGTGACTTTTGTCAAGAGGACTCTAACACAAAATCCTCATAG
- the LOC104085602 gene encoding TATA box-binding protein-associated factor RNA polymerase I subunit B isoform X2, which translates to MTERIQKRCEICGNISFNDGGDGFFYCTLCGSQANDIIDTGVDDDDLFNLDGGIYAAGQRRAPTQICQAEPVSQVKLSQSQHLETLNTLDDNQEDNEGDGVEPAGPADFGPSQSSLTYTDYYSGVRLRYVMGLQVMIQLQCKALVEKFNVSPLIVGVVGPVWLRYLAHEKVMADEWADNVIHESESQTQGEIDSAMLSGSKKIEPHNLLGKRAVTIWHKSLHSIIPLSCSLAISFLACHMAREAILPTDILKWALEGKIPYFAAFLEIEKQLGPPSRACPISTSRMFRPIQSITLQKLEFFATAIARRISLELPPVNFHAIASRYLKQLSLPVEKILPRACQVYEWSMPPELYLSANELRLPSRVCVMSILIVTIRILYDLNGGKWEMILSSSSGLAPDGEDGIGEPSFSCNGKGNSGEEDLASQDSDPNDSTPDVNESDFDALEILKILEAKHDELSDTYDFSKDLQSYLQYCKDVVFAGLEPSYEDHEEERIIEDLWDFYQSHKAEEASDDEKVESHTCNGFQHKGSRGVCKSTPRSRKKFSINRCKCDISLDDDNFNAASCSECGLERKAYSPNKGHGDLPSAESCKETALRQLKENMQENRFCYILPRKHVKKKNGYIRYARKKDAAYIYATHADYYILLRSCAKVAQVDARTMHVGVLSFERRLEMLEKRIDYCLHKRLPNDFCDFCQEDSNTKSS; encoded by the exons ATGACAGAGCGGATTCAAAAACGATGTGAGATTTGTGGCAATATATCCTTTAATGATGGTGGTGATGGATTCTTCTATTGCACTCTTTGCGGCTCTCAAGCGAATGACATCATTGACACTGGTGTTGATGATGATGACCTATTCAATCTGGACGGGGGAATATATGCTGCCGGTCAGCGCCGTGCTCCCACCCAGATTTGTCAAGCTGAGCCGGTATCTCAGGTTAAGCTTTCACAGTCCCAGCATCTAGAAACTTTGAACACTTTAGATGACAACCAAGAGGATAATGAAGGTGATGGAGTTGAGCCTGCTGGACCTGCTGATTTTGGGCCGTCTCAAAGTTCCTTAACATATACTGATTATTATTCAGGAGTCCGATTAAGGTATGTTATGGGGTTACAAGTTATGATCCAATTGCAGTGTAAGGCGCTAGTGGAGAAATTTAATGTAAGCCCTCTAATTGTTGGGGTTGTTGGGCCTGTATGGCTGAGATATTTAGCACATGAAAAGGTTATGGCGGATGAGTGGGCAGACAATGTCATTCATGAATCAGAGTCTCAAACTCAAG GGGAGATAGATAGTGCTATGCTTAGTGGCAGCAAGAAAATAGAACCACACAACTTACTTGGTAAACGGGCAGTTACCATATGGCATAAATCTCTACACAGCATTATTCCATTATCTTGTTCGCTAGCTATCTCTTTTCTTGCTTGTCACATGGCAAGGGAGGCAATCCTGCCAACAGACATATTGAAGTGGGCTCTAGAAGGGAAGATCCCATATTTTGCTGCTTTTCTTGAAATTGAGAAGCAGCTGGGACCTCCTTCAAGGGCATGCCCTATAAGTACCAGCCGTATGTTCAGGCCTATCCAATCTATCACCTTGCAAAAATTAGAGTTCTTTGCAACTGCCATTGCTCGGAGAATAAGCTTGGAATTACCTCCAGTAAACTTCCATGCTATAGCTTCCCGTTATCTCAAGCAGTTATCGCTTCCTGTTGAAAAAATTCTCCCTCGGGCATGCCAAGTGTATGAGTGGTCTATGCCTCCAGAGTTGTATTTGTCAGCTAACGAGTTGAGGCTGCCTTCTCGTGTTTGTGTGATGTCGATTCTGATTGTTACAATAAGGATTCTTTATGACCTTAATGGTGGAAAATGGGAGATgattttatcttcttctagtGGTTTAGCACCGGATGGTGAGGATGGAATTGGAGAACCGAGTTTCAGTTGCAATGGAAAAGGCAATTCTGGTGAGGAGGACTTGGCTTCACAAGATTCAGATCCTAACGATAGTACACCAGATGTAAATGAATCTGATTTTGATGCTTTGGAGATCTTGAAGATTCTTGAAGCAAAACATGATGAGCTCAGTGATACATATG ATTTTTCGAAAGATTTACAATCATATCTTCAGTATTGCAAAGATGTGGTTTTTGCTGGACTTGAACCTTCTTATGAAGATCATGAAGAAGAAAGGATAATTGAAGATTTGTGGGACTTCTATCAAAGCCATAAG GCTGAAGAAGCATCAGATGATGAGAAAGTAGAATCACACACATGTAATGGTTTTCAACACAAGGGATCAAGGGGTGTATGCAAAAGCACCCCAAGATCAAGGAAGAAATTCAGCATCAATAGATGCAAATGCGACATATCACTGGATGATGACAATTTTAATGCAGCTAGTTGTTCAGAATGTGGCTTGGAGCGAAAGGCTTATTCCCCAAATAAAGGACATGGAGATCTACCTTCTGCAGAGTCGTGTAAGGAGACAGCATTGAGACAACTGAAAGAAAACATGCAAGAAAACAGATTCTGTTATATCCTACCTAGAAAAcatgtgaagaagaagaatggctACATCAGGTATGCTAGAAAGAAAGATGCTGCCTATATTTATGCTACACATGCTGATTATTACATATTACTTCGATCTTGTGCCAAAGTTGCACAAGTTGATGCTAGGACAATGCATGTTGGAGTATTGTCTTTCGAGAGAAGATTAGAAATGCTAGAAAAAAGAATAGATTATTGTTTACACAAAAGACTTCCTAATGACTTCTGTGACTTTTGTCAAGAGGACTCTAACACAAAATCCTCATAG